The genomic segment GTCGATGTCGACGATCACCATCTTGGCGGCGCGCCGGGTGGTGCCGCCCGACTTGATCGCGCCGGCCGCGCGGTCGCCGATCTTGAGGAAGGACATCAGGCCCGACGACTTGCCGCCGCCGCCGAGGCGCTCGTTCTCGCCGCGCAGCATCGAGAAGTTGGAGCCGGTGCCCGAGCCGTACTTGAACAGGCGCGCCTCGCGCACCCACAGGTCCATGATGCCGCCCTCGTTGACGAGGTCGTCCTGCACGGACTGGATGAAGCAGGCATGCGGCTGCGGGTGCTCGTAGGCGGTGGCCGACTTCGTCAGCACGCCGGTCTTCGGGTCGCAGTAGAAGTGACCCTGGCTCGGCCCGTCGATGCCGTAGGCCCAATGCAGGCCGGTGTTGAACCATTGCGGCGAGTTCGGCGCCACCATCTGGCGGGCGAGCATGAAGCGCAGCTCGTCCATGAAGGCGGCGGCGTCTTCCTCGGACGAGAAGTAGCCGCCCTTCCAGCCCCAATAGGTCCAGCAGCCGGCGAGCCGGTCGAACACCTGGGTCGCCGAGATCTCGGAGACGAAGCGCTCCTCCTCCGGCAGTTCGGCGAGCGCGGCCTCATCCGGCACGGCGCGCCAGAGGAAGGAGGGAACGCTGTTCTCCTCGACCTTCTTCAGGCGGGCCGGGACGCCGGCCTTGCGGAAATACTTCTGCGCCAGCACGTCGGCGGCGACCTGGCTCCAGCTCTCCGGCACGGAAATGCCGTCGAGCCGGAAGACGATCGAGCCGTCCGGGTTGCGAATCTCGCTCACCGCCTTGCGGAAGGCGATGGCAGCGTAGGGCGACTGGCCTGCCGTCGTGTAGCGCCGCTCGAACCGCATGAATCCCTCTCCCTCGGAGCCAAGCGACCCCGTGCCGCGGCGCAAGCCGCGGATCATGGATGAAAAGCCGGATGTGCCTCGGCCGGTTCGGGGCCCCGCAGCAGACGACGTGGGAGCCTGTCCGTCATGCGGAAACGGGGTTTTTCCCAAACCCCGCCGACCCGTTCGAAGCGATGCCCGGACCTTACGTCCGAGCGGCCATCTGCGTCAATAACTAGTGCCGGCTACCCGTGTTCCGCGCTAGATGTTGTGTCCTGCATCATAAATCTGTGGATATTCGGGGCGGTTCGCTAAGTGGCCTTTCGGCTTGATCGAATCCGCCGGGAAAATTTTTCGGTCCACAGGGAAGGCGATGGGTTTGGCCGCCCTCGACAGGGTCGGACAGGGTTAACGGGTGCGCGAGACAGGGGGAGCGTGCCGTAAATGCGACAGCGGCCCGGGGTGCTGGACTCACACGCACGTGACGACCATAACGACCGCGGCGACGGCACCACGGGTCCGTCGCTCGCCGGAGGAATCATGGCCCTCAAGGACACGCTGCTGCGCATCTTCACCTGGTGGAACGGGCAGACGATGTCGCTTGCGCTTTATACCGCGCGCAGCGGCCAGTTCGTCGGTTCGGACGAGCTCGGCAACAAATACTACAAGGCGCTGGGCCCGCTGATCGACCGCTCGGTCGGCCCGGAACGGCGCTGGGTCGTCTATAACGGCTATGCCGACGCCTCCCGCGTGCCGCCGGGTTGGCGGGCCTGGCTGTGCCACAACGGCGACGTCGCCCCGAGCGAGGAGGATTACCAGCCTCGCGAGTGGCAGAAGGCCCACGAGGAGAACCTCACCGGCACGGCGGCGGCCTACCGGCCGAAGGGCTCGCAGCTCTCCTGGGGCCAGCGCCCGGCCGCGACCGGCGATTACGTGCCGTGGACGCCCGCCGAGTAGACGAAACCGTGCCGCGAGCCGGGGGCCACCGCGATCTGCCATAGGGCGGTCGGTGCGCAGCCCGGGCGGAACTGACAGCATCACGGCCCGGCCGCCCTTTTTCCACCACCCTTGGGGTGTTGGAACGGCCGCACCGTTTGCCGGCCGCGATGGCCGGCTCCAGACTCAAGAGGGCGCCTTGAGCCGCATCCCCGCAACGATCCTGCGCCGGACCGCACTCGGCACGCTCGCCCTGGCGCTCTGCGCGCTGCCGGCCTCTGCCGACAAGATCAAGAACCCGACCGCGGTGTTCTCCGGCCTCGACAAGATCACCGGCCGGATCGTGACCTTCGAGGTCGCCATCGACGAGACGGTGCAGTTCGGCGCGCTGCAGATGACGCCGCGGGTCTGCTACTCGCGCCCGCCCACCGAGACGCCGAAGACCACGGCCTTCCTCGAGGTCGACGAGGTGACGCTGGACAGCAAGTACCGGCGCATCTTCACCGGCTGGATGTTCGCGGCGAGCCCCGGCCTGCACGCCATCGAGCACCCGATCTACGATGTGTGGCTGACCGATTGTAAGGGCGGCTCCGACGTGATCGCCGAGGCGAAGGAGCAGGAGGACGTGCCCGCGCTCGCCTCGCGCCAGGACAAGCCGAGGAAGAAGGGCGCGGACCCGACCAAGACGTCCGCCCAGGTCAACCAGAACGGTCAGGTCGACGTCGAGGGGCCGCGCGGCGTGCCGGTCCAGCCCAAGCAGAAGCCCTCGCGCAAGTTCTTCCCGAACAACGAGGGGCCGGCAGCGGCCCCGCCGCCTCCGCGCGAGCCGCAATCGATCTTCGACGCGATCTTCCGCTAGGTTCCCCTACGAAGCCAGCCGCTGCCGCGAGGTCATGAAGGGCCCGAGCGGCTGGCGGGCGGCGGCGAAGGACGCGAGCCCGATCGGGCGCGGCATGCCGACATAGATCGCCTCCATCCCGCCCGAGAGCCGGTAAGCCTCGTGCCAGAAGCCGTTGCCGGCCGGATCGCGGCCGAAATCCCGCCACCACGTCTTGTGCGGGTCCGAGCGGGTGAAGGCCTCCAAGCTTTCCAGATCGCGCCAGTACTGCCGCATGCCGATATGGTTGAGGCCGTAGACGAGGTTCTCGTGCGCCAGCAGTCCGTCCGGCCGCTCGCGCTGCATCTGGGCCAGCCCGCGCCCGATTCCGAGCAGCGCCTTTAGGCCCCGCATCCGTCCGACGCGAAAGCCGAGATAGACCACGACAAGGCCCGGATAGGCCGAGAGATCGACCGAGTCCCGCGTTGGGCGGCCGTTTGCGGCGGCTTGCTTATCCGATGTCTGCATGGCACCAATCCCATGTTTACGGTGTAATCATAGGCGTGCTGCTTACAGTGTCAACATCGAAGGCTGAGTCGAATCCGGCCAAGGGCGGCTACCATCACGGCGATCTGCGCGAGGCCCTGGTCGCGGCGGGACTGTCGATCCTGGAGGAGGGGGGCGATCCGGCCTCGCTCGGCCTGCGCGAGACCGCGCGGCGGGCGGGTGTGTCGGCGATGGCGCCCTACCGACACTTTCCCGACAAGGACGCCCTGCTCGCGGCGGTGGCCATCGTTGGCTTCGAGCGGCTGCGCGCGGCGCTGGAGGTCGCGGATCGGGGAGGGGAGGGGGCGGGACGCGAGGCCCTCTACGCGCAAGGGGCGGCCTACGTCGCCTTTGCCTGTGCGCAGCCCGGATTGTTTCGTCTGATGTTCGGCGGCGCGCGCTCGGGCGGCTCACGGCCCCAGGCGCTGTGCGAAGCTTCCGCCGCCTACGCGGTGCTGGCCGAGCGGGTTGCGACGCTGCTGCCGGGGGAGGCCGCCGCCGACGAAGCCTTGCGGTCCTGGGCGCTCGTCCACGGCATCGCCGCGCTCGTCATCGACGGCCTGCTCGGTGAGGCCGTGCGGACCGACCCGCAGGCGGCCGCGGCGCTCGCCGGCCGCCTGCTGCGGCTCGAACCGATACCCGGCTGAAAGAATGGGATCCCAAAGGGATCATCCCTTCGGCGGGGTATCAGGGCAGCGCCCCGTTGTCGCCCCTACGTCTCGGCGCGGCCGATCCCGAGGGCGGCCAGGGCTTCGGCGCCGCGAAAGACCCGATCCGGCGGACCCCATTCGGCCCGCTCGGTGATCGCGGCGGCGAGGTGGCGCTTGTAGATGTGGCGCGGCATTTCCTCGACGCCGAACTGGCTCAGGTGCTCTGTGAGGAACTGCGTGTCGGCAAGCCGGTAGCCGCCCGAGCGCAGCCGGGCCACGAGGTGGACGAGGGCGACCTTCGAGGCGTCGCGCACCTCGTGGAACATGCTCTCGCCGAAGAAAGCCGCCCCGAGCGAGACGCCGTAGAGCCCGCCCGCAAGGCGTCCCTCGTGGTAGACCTCGATCGTGTGGCAATGGCCGAGATCGAACAGCGCGCCGTAGAGGTCACGGATGCGGGCGTTGATCCAGGTGCGGGCGGTATCCCGGCGCGGGGCGGCGCAGCCCTCGATCACCGCATCAAAATCCCGGTCGCTGACGACCTCGAACCCGTCGGAGCGCACGGTGCGGGCGAGGCGCTTGGGCACGTGGAAGCGGTCGAGGGGCAACACCCCGCGGGCGCGGGGCTCGACC from the Methylorubrum extorquens genome contains:
- a CDS encoding conserved protein of unknown function (Evidence 4 : Unknown function but conserved in other organisms), which codes for MQTSDKQAAANGRPTRDSVDLSAYPGLVVVYLGFRVGRMRGLKALLGIGRGLAQMQRERPDGLLAHENLVYGLNHIGMRQYWRDLESLEAFTRSDPHKTWWRDFGRDPAGNGFWHEAYRLSGGMEAIYVGMPRPIGLASFAAARQPLGPFMTSRQRLAS
- a CDS encoding putative transcriptional regulator, TetR family (Evidence 3 : Putative function from multiple computational evidences; Product type r : regulator); its protein translation is MSTSKAESNPAKGGYHHGDLREALVAAGLSILEEGGDPASLGLRETARRAGVSAMAPYRHFPDKDALLAAVAIVGFERLRAALEVADRGGEGAGREALYAQGAAYVAFACAQPGLFRLMFGGARSGGSRPQALCEASAAYAVLAERVATLLPGEAAADEALRSWALVHGIAALVIDGLLGEAVRTDPQAAAALAGRLLRLEPIPG
- a CDS encoding protein of unknown function (Evidence 5 : Unknown function), which gives rise to MDRKIFPADSIKPKGHLANRPEYPQIYDAGHNI
- a CDS encoding conserved protein of unknown function; putative exported protein (Evidence 4 : Unknown function but conserved in other organisms), giving the protein MSRIPATILRRTALGTLALALCALPASADKIKNPTAVFSGLDKITGRIVTFEVAIDETVQFGALQMTPRVCYSRPPTETPKTTAFLEVDEVTLDSKYRRIFTGWMFAASPGLHAIEHPIYDVWLTDCKGGSDVIAEAKEQEDVPALASRQDKPRKKGADPTKTSAQVNQNGQVDVEGPRGVPVQPKQKPSRKFFPNNEGPAAAPPPPREPQSIFDAIFR
- the aat gene encoding putative leucyl/phenylalanyl-tRNA-protein transferase (Evidence 3 : Putative function from multiple computational evidences; Product type e : enzyme) — its product is MDITPDILLKAYAAGIFPMAEDADDPTIYWVEPRARGVLPLDRFHVPKRLARTVRSDGFEVVSDRDFDAVIEGCAAPRRDTARTWINARIRDLYGALFDLGHCHTIEVYHEGRLAGGLYGVSLGAAFFGESMFHEVRDASKVALVHLVARLRSGGYRLADTQFLTEHLSQFGVEEMPRHIYKRHLAAAITERAEWGPPDRVFRGAEALAALGIGRAET
- a CDS encoding NADH:ubiquinone oxidoreductase 17.2 kD subunit (Evidence 2b : Function from indirect experimental evidences (e.g. phenotypes); Product type e : enzyme), which codes for MRQRPGVLDSHARDDHNDRGDGTTGPSLAGGIMALKDTLLRIFTWWNGQTMSLALYTARSGQFVGSDELGNKYYKALGPLIDRSVGPERRWVVYNGYADASRVPPGWRAWLCHNGDVAPSEEDYQPREWQKAHEENLTGTAAAYRPKGSQLSWGQRPAATGDYVPWTPAE